Proteins encoded by one window of Maliibacterium massiliense:
- a CDS encoding type II toxin-antitoxin system PemK/MazF family toxin, producing MIRRGDMFFADLSPVVGSEQGGLRPVVVVQNDMGNKYSPTVIVATITSRMEKANLPTHVALASKDSGLPKPSVVLTEQIRTLDKRRLRRKTGTLPRDVMNRIDRALSISLGFDPTDT from the coding sequence ATGATCAGACGCGGCGACATGTTTTTTGCAGACCTAAGTCCCGTTGTCGGATCGGAACAGGGCGGCCTGCGCCCCGTTGTGGTGGTGCAGAACGATATGGGCAACAAGTACAGCCCCACGGTGATCGTGGCCACCATCACCTCGCGCATGGAGAAGGCAAACCTGCCCACCCATGTGGCGCTGGCGTCCAAGGACTCCGGCCTGCCCAAGCCTTCGGTGGTGCTGACAGAGCAGATACGCACACTGGATAAGCGGCGCCTGCGCCGCAAAACCGGCACGCTGCCGCGCGATGTGATGAACCGCATCGACCGCGCGCTGAGCATCAGTTTGGGATTTGATCCGACCGACACGTGA
- a CDS encoding helix-turn-helix transcriptional regulator, producing the protein MQIKEAIVLRFQQLCQQQKISYNELAVRSGVTPSTVYSMMDHSRRDLSVITVKKLCDGLEISIRTFFASDLFDALDQEIY; encoded by the coding sequence ATGCAAATTAAGGAAGCGATTGTGCTGCGCTTTCAGCAATTATGCCAGCAACAAAAGATATCGTATAATGAGCTGGCGGTGCGATCCGGAGTCACACCTTCCACCGTATACAGCATGATGGACCACAGCCGGCGCGACCTCTCTGTGATCACCGTAAAAAAGCTTTGCGACGGGCTGGAGATCTCCATCCGCACATTTTTTGCAAGTGACCTTTTTGATGCGCTTGATCAGGAAATATACTGA
- a CDS encoding P1 family peptidase produces MYEGKLTDVAGLRVGSAQNEQARTGCTVVLAEGGAVSGVSVRGAAPGTRETDVSRDANLVERIDAVLLSGGSAYGLDAAGGVMRYLEAHEQGYAIGDVRVPIVQGAVIYDLGVGDAHVRPDAPMGYAACEAAGSEIAQGSFGAGCGATVGKALGDAGAMRGGLGTASMDLGDGVRIAALVAVNAMGDVVDEQGVILAGARLPSGAFLNTWRALCSGMQQQSVAGGNTTIGVVATNAKLTRSQAKRLAESAHDGYALAIRPVHTLVDGDTIFALSTGDAACDMITLCTAAAEVTRRAICNAVEAAQAAL; encoded by the coding sequence ATGTATGAGGGCAAGCTGACAGATGTGGCGGGCCTACGCGTGGGCAGCGCGCAAAATGAGCAGGCGCGCACCGGCTGCACGGTGGTGCTGGCCGAGGGGGGCGCGGTTTCAGGCGTCAGTGTGCGGGGCGCCGCGCCGGGCACGCGCGAGACGGACGTTTCGCGCGATGCGAACCTGGTGGAGCGCATCGACGCGGTACTGCTCAGCGGGGGCAGCGCCTATGGTCTGGACGCCGCCGGCGGCGTGATGCGCTATCTGGAGGCGCATGAGCAGGGCTATGCGATCGGCGACGTGCGCGTGCCCATCGTGCAGGGCGCGGTGATCTACGATCTGGGCGTGGGGGATGCGCATGTGCGGCCGGACGCCCCGATGGGCTACGCGGCGTGCGAGGCGGCGGGCAGCGAGATTGCGCAGGGCAGCTTCGGCGCGGGATGCGGCGCCACCGTGGGCAAGGCGCTGGGCGACGCGGGCGCCATGCGCGGCGGGCTGGGCACAGCCAGCATGGATTTGGGCGACGGTGTGCGCATCGCGGCACTGGTGGCGGTCAACGCCATGGGGGACGTGGTGGACGAGCAGGGGGTTATCCTGGCGGGCGCGCGCCTGCCAAGCGGCGCGTTTTTAAACACCTGGCGGGCGCTGTGCAGCGGCATGCAGCAGCAGTCCGTAGCGGGCGGAAACACCACCATCGGCGTGGTGGCCACCAACGCCAAGCTGACCCGCAGCCAGGCAAAACGCCTGGCCGAGAGTGCGCACGACGGCTATGCGCTGGCCATCCGGCCGGTGCACACGCTGGTGGACGGCGATACCATCTTTGCCTTGTCTACGGGCGATGCTGCCTGCGATATGATCACCCTGTGCACGGCGGCGGCAGAGGTGACGCGCCGTGCCATCTGCAATGCGGTGGAAGCCGCGCAGGCGGCCCTGTAG
- a CDS encoding response regulator transcription factor: MNNVKPLILVVEDDHAVRNLITTTLETQGYRFHTAGTGSQSIMEAVSQHPDVILLDLGLPDMDGVDIIRKVRTWSSVPIIVVSARSEERDKIEALDAGADDYLTKPFSVEELLARLRVALRRVSYSVQAGSEEAVFTNGDLKIDYASGCVYLAGQEVHVTPIEYKLLCLLARNVGKVLTHNYILKEVWTNALQSDVPSLRVFMATLRKKIEPNPSQPKYIQTHIGVGYRMLRID; the protein is encoded by the coding sequence ATGAATAACGTCAAGCCCCTGATCCTGGTGGTGGAGGACGACCACGCGGTGCGCAACCTGATCACCACCACGCTTGAGACGCAGGGGTACCGCTTTCATACTGCGGGCACGGGCAGCCAGTCCATTATGGAGGCGGTCTCCCAGCATCCCGACGTGATTTTGCTGGATCTGGGGCTGCCCGACATGGACGGCGTGGACATCATCCGCAAGGTGCGCACATGGTCCAGCGTGCCCATCATCGTGGTGAGCGCGCGCAGCGAGGAGCGCGACAAGATCGAGGCGCTGGACGCCGGCGCGGACGACTATCTGACCAAGCCCTTCAGCGTGGAGGAGCTGCTGGCCCGCCTGCGCGTGGCGCTGCGGCGCGTCAGCTACAGCGTGCAGGCAGGCAGCGAGGAGGCGGTCTTTACCAACGGCGATTTAAAGATCGACTATGCCTCGGGCTGCGTGTACCTGGCCGGGCAGGAGGTGCACGTCACCCCCATCGAGTACAAGCTTTTGTGCCTGCTTGCACGCAACGTGGGCAAGGTGCTGACCCACAACTACATCCTCAAGGAGGTGTGGACAAACGCGCTGCAGAGCGATGTGCCGTCGCTTCGGGTGTTTATGGCCACCCTGCGCAAAAAGATCGAACCCAACCCATCCCAGCCCAAGTATATCCAGACGCATATCGGCGTGGGCTACCGCATGCTGCGCATCGATTAA
- a CDS encoding biotin--[acetyl-CoA-carboxylase] ligase — MTMRDTILDTLICNAEQYVSGQQMCEQFGVTRAAIWKHIKALQQSGYEIEASPKKGYKLIGLPDALQPVLVLRGMHTQTIGQNIDYKQEMANTNARAKKLAEQGAPAGTVVLTEQQTQGRGRLGRTWFSPAGSGVWMSVLLRPEMNAGDAMKITMLTGLAVARAIETVSGIRAGIKWPNDIVIGQKKVCGILTEMNANVDGVEWVVVGIGVNVNMRAEDMPEELRKTATSLYMERGLETSRLEMVRNICYEMELLLDEYQRTGDFVPILNDYRSYSVTLGQTVRVTGAEGAFIGTAAEFDDEGVLLVQLEDGTVKRVLSGDVSVRGVMGYV, encoded by the coding sequence ATGACGATGCGCGATACCATTTTGGATACGCTGATCTGCAACGCGGAGCAATATGTCAGCGGCCAGCAGATGTGCGAACAGTTCGGCGTGACGCGCGCCGCAATCTGGAAACACATCAAGGCCCTGCAGCAGAGCGGCTATGAAATCGAGGCCTCCCCCAAAAAGGGCTACAAGCTCATCGGCCTGCCTGACGCGCTGCAACCGGTGCTGGTGCTGCGCGGCATGCATACCCAGACCATCGGGCAGAACATCGATTACAAGCAGGAGATGGCAAACACCAACGCGCGGGCCAAAAAACTTGCCGAGCAGGGCGCGCCGGCGGGCACGGTGGTGCTCACCGAGCAGCAGACCCAGGGACGCGGCCGGCTGGGACGCACCTGGTTTTCCCCCGCGGGCAGCGGGGTGTGGATGAGCGTGCTGCTGCGCCCTGAGATGAACGCGGGCGACGCGATGAAGATCACCATGCTCACCGGCCTTGCGGTGGCGCGCGCCATTGAGACGGTATCGGGCATCCGCGCGGGGATCAAGTGGCCAAACGATATCGTCATCGGCCAGAAGAAGGTGTGCGGCATCCTCACCGAGATGAACGCCAACGTCGACGGCGTGGAATGGGTGGTGGTGGGCATCGGCGTCAACGTCAACATGCGCGCCGAGGACATGCCCGAGGAGCTGCGCAAAACCGCCACCTCCCTCTACATGGAGCGGGGGCTGGAGACCTCCCGCCTGGAGATGGTGCGCAACATCTGCTACGAGATGGAGCTGCTGCTGGACGAATACCAGCGTACAGGCGACTTTGTGCCCATCCTAAACGATTATAGGAGCTACTCGGTCACGTTGGGCCAGACGGTGCGCGTCACGGGCGCGGAGGGTGCATTTATCGGCACGGCGGCGGAGTTTGACGACGAAGGCGTGCTGCTGGTGCAGCTGGAGGACGGCACGGTCAAGCGGGTGCTCTCAGGCGACGTATCGGTCAGGGGCGTGATGGGCTATGTATGA
- a CDS encoding helix-turn-helix transcriptional regulator: MKTRVRELRTQAKMTQQQLAERVRVSSRTIISIEKGQYSPSLMLAYRIAEVFGVTVETLCCLRENREMEDAVYAKDSE, translated from the coding sequence ATGAAAACCCGTGTCAGGGAACTGCGCACCCAGGCAAAAATGACGCAGCAGCAGCTTGCCGAGCGCGTGCGCGTTTCCTCGCGCACCATTATATCGATCGAAAAGGGGCAGTACAGCCCCTCGCTGATGCTCGCCTACCGCATTGCGGAGGTGTTCGGCGTCACGGTGGAGACGCTCTGCTGCCTGCGGGAAAACAGAGAGATGGAGGATGCGGTATATGCGAAAGATTCAGAGTAA
- the acpS gene encoding holo-ACP synthase has product MVLGIGIDSIEIMRVMAACRKEAFVARTFSPNEQAYFAARNNNAQVLAGNFAAKEAVLKAMGIGLGQARLTDIEVLRKESGQPYVLLHGRAKEQFEQMGGARVLVSIAHDRWRAVAQALIEGEGRT; this is encoded by the coding sequence ATGGTACTGGGCATCGGCATTGATTCCATTGAAATTATGCGCGTGATGGCGGCCTGCCGGAAAGAGGCCTTCGTTGCGCGCACTTTTTCGCCGAACGAGCAGGCGTACTTTGCCGCGCGCAACAACAACGCGCAGGTGCTGGCAGGCAACTTTGCGGCCAAGGAGGCAGTGCTCAAGGCGATGGGCATCGGCCTGGGCCAGGCCAGGCTGACGGATATCGAGGTGCTGCGCAAGGAAAGCGGGCAGCCCTACGTGCTGCTGCACGGCCGGGCAAAGGAGCAGTTTGAGCAGATGGGCGGCGCGCGCGTGCTGGTGAGCATCGCGCACGACCGCTGGCGCGCCGTTGCGCAGGCGCTGATCGAGGGGGAGGGACGAACATGA
- a CDS encoding aldo/keto reductase, with translation MQMRPFGSLGFSCSLMGLGTMRMPTLPQSGKMDRPECIRMIRAAIDAGVNYIDTAYPYHAGESEIVVGLALQDGYRQRTFLADKLPPWEIHSHADCMRILDEQLAKLKTDHIDFYLLHALDDDNWKIVQQYDLLGFLDEAKAAGKIRYAGFSFHAGLDLFRTIMDAYPFDFAQIQLNYLDSFYQAGETGLAEARRRGLPIVIMEPLKGGKLAVAPTPEIQAAWDGAPVHRNPIEWAFHYLGDLEGINVVLTGSSSMAQMRQSIEIFSDMQPGHLREAERAAIARVRALYNERIAVQCTGCCYCVPCPQGVDIPGIFRTLNDGMLSESLKRAREHYADNVAEKSDYSQCVACGACMRHCPQGLPIIETLKKAHGLLADA, from the coding sequence ATGCAAATGCGACCCTTCGGCTCCCTGGGCTTTTCCTGCTCCCTGATGGGGCTGGGCACCATGCGCATGCCCACGCTGCCACAGAGCGGCAAGATGGACCGGCCCGAATGCATCCGCATGATCCGCGCGGCCATCGACGCGGGCGTCAACTACATCGACACCGCCTACCCCTACCACGCAGGCGAGAGCGAGATTGTGGTGGGCCTGGCCCTGCAGGACGGCTACCGGCAACGCACCTTCCTTGCCGACAAGCTGCCCCCGTGGGAAATCCACAGCCACGCCGACTGCATGCGCATCTTAGACGAGCAGCTGGCAAAGCTCAAGACCGACCACATCGATTTTTATCTGCTGCACGCGCTGGACGACGACAACTGGAAGATCGTGCAGCAGTACGACCTGCTGGGTTTTTTGGACGAGGCCAAGGCCGCGGGCAAGATCCGCTACGCGGGCTTCTCCTTCCACGCGGGGCTGGATCTTTTCCGCACCATCATGGACGCCTATCCCTTTGATTTTGCCCAGATTCAGCTCAATTATCTGGACAGCTTCTATCAGGCGGGCGAGACGGGCCTGGCCGAGGCGCGCAGGCGAGGCCTGCCCATCGTGATCATGGAGCCCCTCAAGGGGGGCAAGCTGGCCGTGGCGCCCACGCCCGAGATCCAGGCGGCCTGGGACGGCGCGCCCGTCCATCGCAACCCCATCGAATGGGCGTTCCACTATCTTGGCGATCTGGAGGGCATCAACGTGGTGCTAACGGGCTCTTCTTCCATGGCGCAGATGCGCCAGAGCATCGAGATTTTCTCCGATATGCAGCCCGGGCATCTGCGCGAGGCGGAGCGCGCGGCCATCGCGCGCGTGCGCGCGCTCTACAACGAGCGCATCGCAGTGCAGTGCACCGGCTGCTGCTACTGCGTGCCCTGCCCGCAGGGGGTGGATATCCCGGGCATCTTCCGCACCCTCAACGACGGCATGCTCTCCGAAAGCCTCAAGCGGGCGCGCGAGCATTACGCCGACAACGTTGCGGAAAAGAGCGATTATTCCCAGTGCGTGGCCTGCGGCGCGTGCATGCGCCACTGTCCGCAGGGCCTGCCCATCATTGAAACGCTCAAGAAGGCCCACGGCCTGCTTGCCGACGCATAA
- a CDS encoding VOC family protein, whose amino-acid sequence MRIDHIALYTRDLEGLRAFYERYFDAHAGERYRNNVTGLETYFLTLEGSVRLELMTRPDVATPKGAGAHAGYTHMAIGVGSRADVDALTARLQADGYKVATPPRLTGDGYYESCVLDPDGNRIELTADEM is encoded by the coding sequence ATGCGCATCGATCACATCGCGCTCTACACGCGGGATCTGGAGGGCCTGCGCGCCTTCTACGAGCGGTATTTCGACGCCCACGCGGGCGAGCGCTACCGCAACAACGTCACCGGACTGGAAACCTACTTTCTCACGCTGGAGGGGTCCGTGCGCCTGGAGCTGATGACCCGCCCCGACGTAGCCACGCCAAAGGGCGCGGGCGCACACGCCGGCTACACCCATATGGCCATCGGCGTGGGCAGCCGCGCGGATGTGGACGCGCTGACGGCGCGCCTGCAGGCGGACGGCTACAAGGTAGCCACCCCGCCCCGCCTCACCGGCGACGGCTACTATGAATCCTGTGTGCTGGATCCGGACGGCAACCGCATCGAGCTGACGGCGGACGAGATGTAA
- a CDS encoding SLOG family protein, whose protein sequence is MSEAMCCFAGHRYLSTAETTFIQEYLPIVIQRCVLQKGIRVFACGGALGFDTLAAYSVLALEKVLPDMLLHLVLPCRDQALRWREADAKRHAYLCAHADKTVILQEQYAEPQPLFCGS, encoded by the coding sequence ATGTCAGAAGCTATGTGCTGTTTTGCGGGGCATCGTTATTTAAGCACGGCAGAGACTACGTTTATTCAGGAGTATCTACCCATAGTCATACAGCGCTGTGTTTTACAGAAAGGAATACGTGTTTTCGCGTGCGGTGGGGCGCTCGGGTTTGACACACTTGCCGCCTACAGCGTACTTGCACTAGAAAAGGTGCTGCCCGATATGCTTCTGCATCTTGTTTTGCCGTGCCGCGATCAAGCGCTGCGCTGGCGTGAGGCTGACGCAAAACGACATGCCTATCTGTGCGCGCATGCCGATAAAACTGTCATCTTGCAGGAGCAGTATGCAGAGCCACAACCACTATTTTGTGGATCATAG
- a CDS encoding NAD(P)H-hydrate dehydratase: MKALTPEEMRRMDAKTIQMGTPSLELMERAAGQVAAVAREMCPQGAVAVLCGKGNNGGDGIAAARLLADAGHDVAVGVLAPSAMALKGDAAINMQRLLAQGKAQIAFIQTVAQLDAFMQAQRGADLLIDALLGTGMSRAPEGLVREAIVAINGHSAPVLSVDIASGVDGASGMLPGETVHARVTVSLHMPKVGQILYPGRWYQGQLRIGDIGIDPGLANDCGVDVLTQDEVRALLPARPAHGYKNTFGHVLVLAGSRGMAGAGELCGRATLRAGAGMTTFGAPASLLDIYMQKFTEIMVCALPDDGKGCLSSQVLPYLPALLEGKAAVAVGPGWGKGADLPKVLQAVLAQVQAPLVLDADGINALAKLPDYRRSLPKDVVLTPHPGELARIYSAPSKEIAQDPMYHARMAASRLGAVVALKGACTVIAAPDGALTLNPTGNAGMGTAGSGDVLTGIIAGLLAQGAAPYDAARLGVYIHGAAGDAYARACGMTGLIASDLIETLPQVWHALGR, from the coding sequence ATGAAGGCTTTGACGCCGGAAGAGATGCGGCGGATGGACGCAAAGACCATCCAGATGGGCACCCCCTCACTGGAGCTGATGGAGCGCGCCGCCGGGCAGGTGGCGGCCGTGGCGCGGGAGATGTGTCCCCAAGGGGCCGTGGCGGTGCTCTGCGGCAAGGGTAACAACGGGGGCGACGGTATCGCCGCGGCGCGGCTGCTGGCCGATGCGGGCCATGATGTGGCGGTGGGCGTGCTGGCCCCAAGCGCCATGGCACTCAAGGGGGACGCGGCGATCAACATGCAGCGCCTGCTTGCGCAGGGCAAGGCGCAGATCGCTTTTATCCAGACCGTGGCGCAGCTGGACGCATTCATGCAGGCGCAGCGCGGGGCGGATTTGCTCATCGACGCGCTGCTGGGCACGGGCATGTCGCGCGCGCCCGAGGGGCTGGTGCGCGAGGCCATCGTGGCCATCAACGGCCACAGCGCGCCTGTGCTCAGCGTGGACATCGCCTCGGGCGTGGATGGGGCAAGCGGCATGCTGCCTGGTGAGACGGTGCACGCGCGCGTCACCGTCAGCCTGCATATGCCCAAGGTGGGGCAAATCCTCTATCCGGGAAGGTGGTACCAGGGACAGCTGCGCATCGGGGACATCGGCATTGACCCGGGCCTTGCCAACGACTGCGGCGTGGACGTGCTGACGCAGGACGAGGTCAGGGCGCTGCTGCCCGCGCGGCCCGCGCACGGCTATAAAAACACATTCGGCCACGTGCTGGTGCTGGCCGGCTCGCGCGGCATGGCGGGCGCGGGGGAGCTGTGCGGCAGGGCCACCCTGCGCGCGGGCGCAGGCATGACTACCTTCGGCGCCCCGGCAAGCCTGCTGGATATCTATATGCAGAAATTTACCGAGATCATGGTCTGCGCGCTGCCCGATGACGGCAAGGGTTGTCTCTCCTCGCAAGTGCTGCCCTACCTGCCCGCGCTGCTGGAGGGCAAGGCGGCCGTGGCGGTGGGCCCGGGCTGGGGCAAGGGCGCGGACCTGCCCAAGGTGCTGCAGGCGGTGCTGGCCCAGGTGCAGGCGCCGCTGGTGCTGGACGCGGACGGCATCAACGCGCTTGCCAAGCTGCCGGATTACCGCCGCAGCCTGCCCAAAGACGTGGTGCTCACCCCCCACCCGGGGGAGCTTGCGCGCATCTACAGCGCGCCGTCAAAGGAAATTGCGCAGGACCCGATGTACCACGCGCGCATGGCCGCGTCGCGCCTGGGCGCGGTGGTGGCGCTCAAGGGGGCGTGCACCGTGATTGCCGCGCCGGATGGCGCGCTCACCCTCAACCCCACCGGCAACGCGGGTATGGGTACGGCGGGCAGCGGGGACGTGCTCACCGGCATCATTGCAGGATTGCTGGCCCAGGGCGCCGCGCCCTACGACGCGGCGCGGCTGGGGGTGTATATCCACGGGGCCGCGGGCGATGCCTACGCGCGCGCATGCGGCATGACGGGGCTGATCGCATCGGATTTGATCGAGACGCTGCCACAGGTGTGGCACGCGCTGGGACGTTGA
- a CDS encoding YitT family protein, translating to MRKKQVKQASAGKFRRVWDSWLADSLQIVFGSVIAAWGLSAFLIPARIAAGGVSGVATILFHLFGWPVGLVSIIINIPLFAVGWRHVGRRFAVSSLVAMLLMSLFIDIIHVPIVTTDRVLATLYGGVVLGAGLGLVMRAGATTGGTDMLAKLVQKKLPNVSVAWIMFAVDVVIAVANGVIFELELTLYALVALFLSSKVIDLLIEPPVAARAFWVMSSHNEQIARRIHEEIARGSTFIRAEGSYSGQQQPMLLCIVGRAEVAHLKRLIHQQDKHAFVMVTDAREVLGEGFKPYEP from the coding sequence ATGCGTAAGAAACAAGTAAAACAGGCATCGGCAGGAAAGTTCCGCAGGGTGTGGGACAGCTGGCTGGCCGACAGCCTGCAGATCGTCTTTGGCAGCGTGATTGCGGCGTGGGGGCTTTCCGCCTTCCTGATCCCCGCGCGCATCGCGGCCGGCGGCGTATCGGGCGTGGCCACCATTTTGTTCCACCTGTTCGGCTGGCCGGTGGGCCTGGTATCCATCATCATCAACATCCCGCTGTTTGCCGTGGGCTGGCGGCACGTTGGCAGGCGCTTTGCGGTGTCCTCCCTCGTGGCCATGCTGCTGATGAGCCTGTTTATCGATATCATCCACGTGCCCATCGTCACCACGGACAGGGTGCTTGCCACCCTCTACGGGGGCGTGGTGCTGGGCGCGGGGCTGGGCCTTGTGATGCGCGCAGGCGCCACCACCGGCGGCACGGATATGCTGGCAAAGCTGGTGCAGAAAAAACTGCCCAACGTATCGGTCGCGTGGATCATGTTCGCCGTGGACGTGGTGATCGCCGTGGCCAACGGCGTGATCTTTGAGCTGGAGCTGACGCTCTACGCGCTTGTCGCGCTGTTCCTCTCCTCCAAGGTGATCGACCTGTTGATCGAGCCGCCAGTGGCGGCCCGCGCGTTTTGGGTGATGTCCAGCCACAATGAACAGATCGCCCGCCGCATCCACGAGGAGATTGCCCGGGGCTCCACGTTCATCCGGGCCGAGGGCAGCTACAGCGGCCAGCAGCAGCCCATGCTGCTGTGCATCGTGGGCCGCGCCGAGGTGGCGCATCTCAAGCGCCTGATCCACCAGCAGGATAAACACGCTTTTGTCATGGTCACCGACGCCCGCGAGGTGCTGGGAGAGGGGTTCAAGCCCTACGAGCCGTAA
- a CDS encoding aldo/keto reductase, protein MQTRIFATTNAEISLFGLGCMRLPSQMVDGKSVVDRSESIRMIRAAIDAGVNYIDTAYPYHNGESELIVGMALQDGYRQRTNLATKLPVWEVNCHADCMRILDEQLEKLQTDHIDYYLLHSVDGANWARVEKYDILRFLDEAKAAGKILHAGFSFHDHYELFDEAIHAYPWDMAQIQLNFLDEHYQAGVRGVELARSMGIPIVIMEPLKGGMLAQTPPEAVQRLWASAPQARTPVEWGFHYVGNIPGVNVILSGCSSMAQLQDNIRIFQHMPENHLTAQELALIAKVRKIYNSTVPVQCTKCRYCMPCPRGVDIPLIFELYNDIALSGNMRKGVGNYGRVLEAGRGQDRCVACGACQQHCPQSLPIIEKLKEAHAFLWPNP, encoded by the coding sequence ATGCAAACGCGCATTTTTGCCACCACAAACGCAGAGATTTCCCTCTTTGGCCTGGGCTGCATGCGCCTGCCCAGCCAGATGGTCGACGGCAAGAGCGTCGTGGACCGCAGCGAAAGCATCCGCATGATCCGCGCAGCCATCGACGCGGGCGTCAACTACATCGATACCGCCTACCCCTACCACAATGGGGAGAGCGAGCTTATTGTGGGCATGGCGCTGCAGGACGGCTACCGGCAGCGCACCAACCTGGCCACCAAGCTGCCGGTGTGGGAGGTGAACTGCCACGCCGACTGCATGCGCATCTTAGACGAGCAGCTGGAAAAGCTGCAGACCGATCACATCGACTACTACCTGCTGCACTCGGTGGACGGGGCCAACTGGGCGCGGGTTGAGAAGTACGACATCCTGCGCTTTTTAGACGAGGCCAAGGCCGCGGGCAAGATTTTACACGCGGGCTTCTCCTTCCACGACCACTACGAGCTCTTCGACGAGGCCATCCACGCCTACCCGTGGGACATGGCGCAGATCCAGCTCAACTTTCTTGACGAGCACTACCAGGCCGGCGTGCGGGGCGTGGAACTTGCCCGCAGCATGGGCATCCCCATCGTGATCATGGAACCCCTCAAGGGGGGCATGCTCGCCCAGACCCCGCCCGAGGCGGTGCAGCGGCTGTGGGCCAGCGCACCGCAGGCGCGCACGCCGGTGGAGTGGGGCTTCCATTACGTGGGCAACATCCCGGGCGTCAACGTGATCCTCAGCGGCTGCTCCAGCATGGCGCAGCTGCAGGACAACATCCGCATCTTCCAGCACATGCCCGAAAACCACCTGACTGCCCAGGAACTTGCGCTCATCGCCAAGGTGCGGAAAATCTATAACAGCACCGTGCCGGTGCAGTGCACCAAGTGCCGCTACTGCATGCCCTGCCCGCGCGGGGTGGACATCCCGCTGATCTTTGAGCTCTACAACGACATTGCGCTTTCCGGCAACATGCGCAAGGGCGTGGGCAACTACGGCCGCGTGCTGGAGGCGGGCCGCGGCCAGGACCGCTGCGTGGCCTGCGGCGCGTGCCAGCAGCACTGCCCGCAGAGCCTGCCCATCATTGAAAAACTCAAGGAGGCGCACGCCTTTTTGTGGCCCAATCCATAA